One region of Endozoicomonas sp. Mp262 genomic DNA includes:
- a CDS encoding transglycosylase SLT domain-containing protein, whose translation MIHKHLRVMAFATAATVCPSIFAATAESTTSLDSQRSLFTAIEKQLKKKKTRLFFDNLEQLKDYPLLPYLEWMELNNRLSALSQQDIDHYVSTYSHSPHTYKIQRQWLDQLAKSHRWEDYLMAYERSDINNARYQCFNGVALYKQGNKQKAWDQAAKLWLIGKSQNKACDPLFSLWKKAGELTQELAFERFWLAAAKGNLQLARYIDKAIQRPGLKKNTQLFWSIHNNPRLLATTKALDKMQEKHRFIFLHGLKRLARRNISQASTLWLATRDSYPFSLNQVARLDQWLSIRLAKSFHNQADHYIEKLDPLFSYPEVTEWRIRLALADQNWGKVTSLIARLPDNYLDKSRWRYWQGVAALNIANNKSTEGRQKVIINTSDFSDLSQERGFYGFLVADINNAPFQLNQSKVSMESEPLQQLISEFDALQRIREWLYHGRYYQAQSELNQLKPALNPEQRKGVAYLAHQWDWHHQAIMTAAREALWNELDLRFPTPQADLFRQFSRQRELDSSWLVAIARQESAFNPTARSHAGARGLMQLMPGTARQTARHNKITYKKASDLYQPRINIALGAAHLAELIDRFENNRVFATAAYNAGSRRVSGWLKQRGHLPLDIWIETIPYDETRQYVQNVLAFRVIYKTLKDVPVRMLSTKEAAMLTLSSLNRDSLSLSSEPLIQ comes from the coding sequence ATGATACACAAGCACCTTCGGGTAATGGCCTTCGCTACCGCCGCCACTGTTTGTCCTTCAATATTTGCTGCCACCGCAGAAAGTACCACTTCGCTGGACTCCCAGCGCAGCCTGTTTACGGCCATAGAGAAACAACTGAAAAAGAAAAAAACCCGACTCTTTTTTGATAACCTGGAGCAACTGAAGGATTACCCGTTGCTGCCCTATCTTGAGTGGATGGAGCTTAATAACCGCTTGAGCGCTTTATCCCAGCAAGATATTGATCACTATGTCTCAACCTATTCCCACTCACCCCACACTTATAAGATTCAGCGACAATGGCTTGACCAGTTAGCCAAATCCCATCGCTGGGAAGACTACCTGATGGCCTATGAACGCAGTGATATCAATAATGCCCGGTATCAATGTTTTAATGGAGTTGCTTTATATAAACAGGGTAATAAACAAAAAGCCTGGGATCAGGCGGCAAAGCTATGGCTCATCGGAAAATCCCAGAACAAAGCCTGTGACCCTCTTTTCTCCCTCTGGAAAAAAGCGGGTGAGCTCACCCAAGAGCTGGCATTTGAACGATTCTGGCTTGCTGCGGCAAAAGGCAATCTGCAACTGGCCCGTTACATCGACAAAGCCATCCAAAGACCCGGGCTAAAGAAAAATACCCAGCTTTTCTGGAGCATTCATAACAACCCCAGACTGCTGGCTACAACCAAAGCGCTGGATAAAATGCAGGAGAAGCACCGGTTTATCTTTCTGCATGGTCTCAAGCGGCTGGCAAGAAGAAATATCTCGCAGGCAAGCACACTATGGTTAGCAACCCGGGATTCTTATCCTTTCAGCCTTAACCAGGTTGCCCGGCTGGACCAGTGGCTTTCCATCCGATTAGCCAAGAGCTTTCATAACCAGGCCGACCACTACATCGAAAAACTCGACCCTTTGTTCAGTTATCCTGAAGTTACAGAGTGGCGAATCCGCCTGGCTCTGGCTGACCAAAACTGGGGCAAGGTCACCTCGTTAATTGCCAGGCTTCCTGATAATTATTTGGATAAAAGTCGCTGGCGTTATTGGCAGGGTGTAGCGGCGCTCAATATCGCAAACAATAAAAGCACAGAGGGAAGGCAAAAGGTCATTATAAATACCTCTGACTTTTCAGATTTAAGCCAGGAGCGGGGGTTTTATGGTTTTCTGGTTGCGGATATTAACAACGCGCCGTTTCAACTTAATCAAAGCAAAGTGTCAATGGAGTCCGAGCCTTTACAGCAACTCATATCAGAGTTTGACGCCTTACAACGAATCAGGGAGTGGCTTTACCACGGCCGTTACTACCAGGCCCAGTCTGAACTTAATCAGTTAAAACCCGCCCTGAACCCCGAGCAGAGAAAAGGGGTTGCTTACCTTGCCCATCAATGGGACTGGCACCACCAGGCCATCATGACCGCTGCCCGTGAAGCCTTGTGGAACGAACTGGATCTACGCTTTCCCACACCTCAGGCCGATCTCTTCCGTCAATTTTCCCGGCAGCGGGAACTGGACTCATCCTGGTTGGTAGCCATTGCCCGCCAGGAAAGCGCCTTTAACCCAACGGCCCGTTCCCATGCCGGGGCCAGGGGACTGATGCAGCTCATGCCAGGCACTGCAAGGCAGACTGCCCGCCACAATAAAATCACCTATAAAAAAGCCAGTGACCTCTATCAACCCAGAATCAATATTGCCCTTGGTGCCGCGCACCTGGCAGAGCTTATCGATAGATTTGAAAATAATCGGGTTTTTGCCACGGCAGCTTACAATGCGGGTTCCAGAAGAGTCAGTGGCTGGCTAAAACAGAGAGGGCATCTGCCGCTGGATATCTGGATTGAAACCATCCCCTATGATGAAACCCGACAGTATGTGCAAAATGTACTGGCTTTCCGTGTTATTTATAAAACCCTGAAGGACGTACCTGTACGCATGCTATCCACAAAAGAAGCCGCAATGCTAACCCTGAGCAGCCTTAACAGAGACTCCTTGTCACTGTCATCTGAACCATTGATCCAGTAG
- the ispG gene encoding flavodoxin-dependent (E)-4-hydroxy-3-methylbut-2-enyl-diphosphate synthase, whose translation MGSRHQTHAVKVGHVTIGGKAPVVVQSMTDTDTADVNRTVQQIRLLADAGSEIVRVTVNSEEAAAAIPSIYEKLAKQNCNVPIVGDFHYNGHTLLTKYTGCAELLHKYRINPGNVGFGNKKDERFNMMIDTAIKYDKPIRIGVNWGSLDKALSTRLMDENAQSDNPKSAQEILHEALVISALTSADAAVQRGLGEDKIIISCKVSRVQDLVSVYQMLAERSHYALHLGLTEAGMGSKGIVSSSIAMGVLLQQGIGNTIRTSLTPEPNASRDKEVIVSQQILQALEVRSFSPEVTACPGCGRTTSNFFRVLTDEVDNFLRRKMVSWRSEYVGVENMKVAVMGCVVNGPGESKHANIGISLPGTGEAPSAPVFVDGEKVTTLKGENISEQYKQMIEDYVHKTYSPRDQLIASR comes from the coding sequence ATGGGCAGTCGTCATCAAACCCACGCTGTAAAAGTCGGGCATGTCACCATCGGTGGAAAAGCACCTGTGGTTGTCCAGTCAATGACGGATACCGATACTGCCGATGTGAACAGAACTGTCCAGCAGATCAGGTTATTGGCTGATGCCGGTTCAGAAATTGTCAGGGTAACTGTCAACTCTGAAGAAGCCGCTGCGGCCATCCCTTCAATCTATGAAAAACTGGCCAAGCAAAACTGTAATGTCCCTATTGTTGGGGATTTTCACTATAACGGCCATACCCTGCTGACAAAGTACACAGGGTGTGCTGAACTGCTGCATAAATACCGCATTAACCCTGGTAACGTAGGCTTCGGTAATAAAAAAGATGAGCGCTTCAACATGATGATTGATACCGCCATCAAATATGACAAGCCTATACGCATCGGTGTTAACTGGGGCAGCCTGGATAAGGCACTCTCCACCCGCCTGATGGATGAAAATGCCCAGTCAGACAATCCGAAAAGTGCTCAGGAAATTCTCCATGAGGCCCTGGTTATCTCAGCACTCACCAGCGCTGATGCTGCCGTTCAGCGAGGCCTGGGAGAGGATAAAATTATTATCTCCTGCAAAGTTTCCAGGGTTCAGGATCTGGTCAGTGTTTATCAGATGCTGGCTGAACGTTCTCACTATGCTCTCCACCTCGGTCTCACAGAAGCAGGCATGGGCAGCAAAGGCATTGTCTCTTCCAGTATTGCCATGGGTGTACTTTTACAGCAGGGAATCGGAAATACAATCCGAACTTCACTGACTCCTGAGCCCAATGCCTCCCGCGATAAAGAAGTGATTGTTTCACAACAGATTCTTCAGGCGCTTGAAGTCCGCAGTTTTTCCCCCGAAGTCACTGCCTGCCCCGGATGTGGCCGGACAACCAGCAATTTCTTCAGGGTTCTGACCGATGAAGTGGATAACTTCCTTCGCCGCAAGATGGTGTCCTGGCGGTCAGAATACGTTGGTGTGGAAAATATGAAGGTCGCTGTTATGGGCTGTGTGGTTAACGGCCCCGGTGAAAGCAAGCACGCCAATATTGGTATCAGCCTGCCCGGAACCGGCGAAGCGCCTTCAGCGCCTGTCTTTGTTGATGGTGAGAAAGTCACTACGCTTAAAGGTGAAAACATCTCTGAACAGTACAAGCAGATGATTGAGGACTATGTTCATAAAACATATTCGCCCCGGGATCAGTTGATTGCCAGTCGTTAA
- a CDS encoding IS982 family transposase — protein sequence MLTKVFCRVDDFCKQFEPKLNQYLIEHCGRKRIRKQSLSISEVATIVILFHAKGYRCLKHFYINHVCKYWHKHFHGLVSYNRFVELMPQALMVLSAFLQTRYGKVSGISYIDSTGIAVCEKSRALRHKVFKDEAGWGKSSTHWYYGFKLHLIINDTGELLAVKCTSGNTDDRAVLEDMCCHLFGKLFGDKGYISKAKAQLLKEKYDVDLITTRRKNMKPQNLPAFDKVLLRGRAIIETVNDQLKNISQIEHTRHRSKFNFMVNLLAGLIAYTFQKKKPSLSIQHTGLVELVA from the coding sequence GTGCTGACCAAGGTATTTTGCAGGGTAGACGATTTTTGCAAGCAATTTGAACCAAAGCTAAACCAGTATCTGATCGAGCATTGTGGCCGCAAGCGCATTCGTAAACAGTCTCTATCAATCAGCGAAGTGGCAACGATCGTCATCCTATTTCATGCTAAAGGCTATCGTTGTCTGAAGCACTTCTATATTAATCATGTCTGTAAATACTGGCATAAGCACTTTCACGGGCTAGTCAGCTACAATCGGTTTGTTGAGCTGATGCCACAAGCGCTTATGGTACTCTCAGCTTTCTTGCAGACACGATATGGCAAGGTGTCTGGCATTTCTTATATAGATTCAACCGGCATCGCTGTCTGTGAAAAAAGTCGGGCTCTGCGCCATAAAGTGTTTAAAGATGAAGCAGGCTGGGGTAAGTCTTCTACACACTGGTATTACGGCTTTAAGCTTCACCTGATTATCAATGATACCGGTGAGTTGCTGGCGGTTAAGTGTACATCAGGTAATACCGATGATCGTGCTGTTCTTGAAGATATGTGCTGCCACTTGTTTGGTAAGCTGTTCGGCGACAAAGGCTATATATCCAAGGCCAAAGCCCAGCTTTTAAAAGAAAAATACGATGTTGACCTGATTACGACGCGCAGGAAAAACATGAAACCTCAGAACCTGCCTGCTTTTGATAAAGTACTGCTGAGAGGGCGTGCAATCATTGAGACGGTCAACGATCAGTTGAAAAATATCTCTCAGATAGAGCACACCCGCCACCGCTCAAAGTTCAATTTTATGGTGAACTTGCTGGCAGGGCTTATAGCCTATACGTTTCAAAAAAAGAAGCCTTCTCTGAGCATTCAGCATACGGGGCTGGTTGAGTTGGTTGCTTAA
- a CDS encoding MFS transporter, which yields MDSPSSFSHQQRWVIISLIFGACLPLVDVTILGIAIPDLAQSFNVTIARLQWVSVLYTVTATMTVTTCAWATRQIGAKRLWFTGLCLFTVSSLFAAISPNVEILLFSRALQGVGAGIIMAGMQTVLVLAVGKPMLKTAMATMAVPTVLAPIAGPVLAGYLLHIGDWRWIFYINVPIGMIAIALARIKLPDDDSRSPIHFDLRGFMMLAPALLLLMFSLSSLSDLNKPSGHFGLIIGACVFLGVLLLWIFSKYSHQRGEQALVRLSPFQVNSFRASMCLLFFSSAGFYADLSST from the coding sequence ATGGATAGCCCAAGCTCATTTAGCCACCAACAACGCTGGGTGATAATCAGTCTGATTTTCGGTGCATGCCTGCCTCTGGTAGATGTGACCATCCTGGGTATTGCTATTCCTGATCTTGCCCAGAGCTTTAACGTCACCATTGCCAGGCTACAGTGGGTCTCGGTTCTGTATACCGTCACCGCAACGATGACGGTAACCACCTGTGCGTGGGCAACCCGCCAGATAGGTGCCAAACGACTTTGGTTTACGGGTTTATGTCTGTTTACAGTGAGTTCTTTATTTGCAGCAATATCACCCAATGTAGAGATACTCCTTTTCAGTAGAGCACTTCAAGGCGTTGGTGCCGGAATTATTATGGCAGGCATGCAAACTGTTCTGGTACTGGCAGTTGGCAAGCCAATGCTTAAAACAGCTATGGCCACCATGGCTGTACCAACAGTACTGGCACCAATAGCAGGCCCTGTACTCGCTGGCTACTTATTACATATCGGTGATTGGCGTTGGATTTTCTACATTAATGTGCCAATAGGAATGATAGCCATTGCGCTAGCTCGAATTAAACTACCTGACGACGATAGTCGTTCTCCCATACACTTCGATCTTCGCGGGTTTATGATGCTTGCTCCCGCATTACTTTTATTAATGTTCAGCTTATCTTCGCTATCTGACCTAAATAAGCCCAGTGGACATTTTGGATTAATAATAGGTGCCTGCGTTTTTTTAGGCGTCTTATTGTTGTGGATATTTAGCAAATATTCACACCAACGTGGTGAACAGGCACTGGTGCGGCTTTCTCCGTTTCAGGTGAACTCCTTCCGAGCCAGCATGTGTTTATTATTTTTTTCCAGTGCAGGTTTCTATGCCGACCTGAGTTCGACATAA
- a CDS encoding helix-turn-helix transcriptional regulator codes for MGNKAIQELMVTLPLDSRFPVNGIIKEVAARTETSLHQHDWNQLVFSDTGVVQVTTPNGMYWVPPQNAVWIPSCHTHSAVLLERAKLFSVYFLPTPALLDTVEWHQCQCFEVSALLGELLKKMATTALEAIPESIYQALCQLIYAEIEQSELISMAVPMPSDKRLLHLCQLFLRTPRQSVKLYDLAAVVGASESTIRRLFKAELNMTFSQWRQQALLACAITLSANKMPIGRIALELGYSSHSAFTAMVTSVAGRSPKLFFDQ; via the coding sequence ATGGGTAATAAAGCAATACAAGAACTCATGGTAACTCTGCCGCTGGATTCTCGTTTCCCTGTCAATGGGATTATCAAAGAAGTGGCGGCACGCACAGAAACCTCGTTACATCAGCATGACTGGAACCAGCTAGTGTTCTCAGATACAGGTGTTGTTCAAGTCACTACACCCAATGGGATGTACTGGGTTCCCCCACAGAATGCTGTTTGGATTCCTTCCTGCCATACGCATTCAGCCGTTTTGCTTGAACGGGCAAAGTTATTTTCAGTTTACTTCTTACCTACTCCTGCGTTGTTGGACACTGTTGAGTGGCATCAATGTCAGTGTTTTGAAGTCTCTGCGCTACTGGGAGAGTTGCTAAAAAAAATGGCGACAACTGCACTTGAAGCAATACCTGAAAGCATTTATCAGGCGCTATGCCAGTTGATCTACGCTGAAATAGAACAAAGTGAGCTTATTTCCATGGCAGTGCCTATGCCTAGTGACAAAAGGCTTCTGCATTTGTGTCAATTATTCTTGAGGACACCCCGGCAATCCGTGAAATTGTATGACTTAGCCGCTGTTGTCGGTGCCAGTGAAAGCACAATTAGGCGCTTGTTTAAAGCTGAGTTGAACATGACCTTCAGTCAATGGCGACAGCAGGCATTGCTAGCCTGCGCGATCACATTGTCCGCAAATAAAATGCCTATCGGTAGAATAGCGCTAGAGCTGGGCTATTCCAGCCACAGTGCTTTCACTGCGATGGTTACCTCGGTGGCCGGCAGGTCTCCGAAGCTGTTTTTTGATCAGTAA
- the panF gene encoding sodium/pantothenate symporter, which yields MNYELLIPLILYLLAVFGLAIISRYKGSKQSGLSEYLIGNRSLGGFVLAMTLAATYASASSFIGGPGAAYKIGLGWVLLAMIQLPVAWLTLGVLGKKFAIEARRHNALTLNDMLYARYKSRTVVILASMALLLAFFGTMVVQFVGGARLIEAVTGLSYTQSLLLFGITVGVYTTIGGFRAVVMTDALQGIMMVIGTITLLGATIYAGGGLGEMVRALYQIDPALITPHGADHFLSQPFILSFWILVCFGVIGLPHVAVRCMSYRSTQALHRGMVIGTAVVAFLTLGMHLAGALGRVLVPEIDTPDQIIPVLMTTVLPPAVAGIFLAGPMAAIMSTIDSQLIQASATLLKDLYLNYMIASKTDQRNITSRLPRLSLWVTGILVMLLFIAAINPPEMIIWLHLIAFGGMQAVFLWPLVLGLYWKKASATGALASMLAGGGSYIVLTITKPDLAGVHAIVPALSLSLLAFVVCSLYCPNKKSRMALQH from the coding sequence ATGAATTATGAATTATTAATACCACTGATACTCTATTTGCTGGCGGTTTTTGGGCTAGCAATTATTTCCCGTTATAAAGGAAGTAAGCAAAGTGGGCTCAGTGAGTACCTGATCGGTAACCGCAGCCTGGGTGGGTTTGTGCTTGCCATGACGCTTGCTGCTACTTATGCCAGTGCCAGCTCCTTTATTGGTGGACCAGGTGCCGCCTACAAAATAGGGTTGGGATGGGTATTACTGGCTATGATTCAACTCCCTGTTGCATGGCTGACATTGGGGGTACTGGGCAAGAAGTTTGCCATAGAAGCGAGACGTCATAATGCCCTTACTCTCAACGATATGCTTTATGCGCGCTACAAGAGTCGAACAGTAGTGATTCTGGCATCCATGGCATTGTTATTGGCTTTTTTTGGCACAATGGTGGTGCAGTTTGTCGGAGGGGCTCGCTTAATTGAAGCTGTAACCGGACTCAGCTATACACAGAGTCTGCTACTGTTCGGAATTACTGTGGGTGTATACACGACCATTGGTGGGTTCAGAGCCGTCGTTATGACGGATGCATTGCAAGGTATTATGATGGTCATTGGTACCATTACACTACTGGGAGCGACTATTTATGCCGGTGGTGGTCTGGGTGAAATGGTAAGAGCTCTCTACCAGATAGACCCTGCCCTGATAACACCACATGGAGCTGATCACTTTCTTTCTCAGCCCTTCATTCTAAGCTTTTGGATTCTTGTATGTTTTGGCGTAATTGGATTGCCCCATGTGGCCGTTCGCTGTATGTCGTATAGATCCACCCAGGCACTGCATCGGGGCATGGTGATTGGGACAGCTGTGGTGGCATTTTTAACTCTGGGCATGCATCTTGCGGGCGCTCTTGGTCGAGTGCTAGTACCAGAGATAGATACTCCGGACCAGATTATTCCGGTATTAATGACAACAGTCCTTCCTCCTGCTGTTGCAGGGATCTTTTTGGCTGGCCCTATGGCTGCGATTATGTCTACCATAGATTCTCAATTGATTCAGGCATCAGCTACCTTGCTTAAAGACCTCTACCTGAATTATATGATCGCCAGCAAAACTGACCAGAGAAATATAACCAGCCGTTTGCCTCGTTTATCCCTCTGGGTTACTGGTATTCTGGTCATGCTCCTCTTTATTGCTGCGATTAATCCACCGGAGATGATTATCTGGCTTCACCTGATAGCATTTGGGGGGATGCAGGCTGTGTTTTTGTGGCCACTGGTTCTGGGTCTTTACTGGAAAAAGGCATCAGCAACAGGGGCTCTTGCCTCAATGTTGGCAGGTGGTGGAAGCTATATCGTTCTCACAATAACAAAGCCTGATTTAGCGGGTGTACATGCCATTGTACCTGCATTGTCATTAAGCTTATTGGCTTTTGTAGTTTGTAGTTTGTATTGTCCGAACAAGAAAAGCAGAATGGCCCTGCAACATTAG
- a CDS encoding YhdT family protein, protein MKTLYSRYSQAHREACWAIGLTLAYFLWWYLSAYGLAPDTNNLESFFLIFGMPLWFFVSCIVAPVLFTVLCGLMVRYIFIDMPLDVDPAHQGNADEL, encoded by the coding sequence ATGAAGACACTCTATTCACGGTACTCCCAGGCGCATCGGGAAGCTTGCTGGGCCATTGGTCTGACGCTGGCTTACTTTCTATGGTGGTACTTGTCAGCCTACGGACTTGCGCCTGATACCAATAATCTTGAATCGTTTTTTCTTATTTTTGGCATGCCTTTATGGTTTTTTGTTTCCTGCATTGTTGCTCCTGTTCTGTTTACTGTGCTCTGTGGCCTAATGGTGCGATACATTTTTATAGATATGCCGCTTGATGTTGATCCAGCACATCAAGGTAATGCTGATGAATTATGA
- a CDS encoding IS66 family transposase — protein MNDTLAHLPDDPTILKAYIAQLQGRLSTLEEHIRQLIRQRFGASSEKAPANQFGLFNEAEQDQPDNPDAVAKAEAEITVPAHQRKKPGRKPLPEALPRVRREHDLPEQEKVCSCCGSHDLHRIGEEVSEQLDIIPAKVQVIQNVRPKYACRHCEGSIQTAPMPPQPIPGSIATPGLLAYIATGKYVDGLPLYRQEQFVLNRLGVEVARATTAQWMVRCGELVQPLVNLMRDHLLESPLIHCDETHVKVLRESGKKAQSLSYMWVQVAEPVPDHRVILFDYDPSRSGSVPVRLLEGFKGYLQTDGYEGYAAIGRQEGIISQGCWAHARRKFNEAVKGLKKGVKTGKAYMGMAYIQKLYRIEREIKDCSCEEKKMIRQQKSRDILSQLRQWLDKSLPQTPPKTLLGKALNYLNNQWDKLIRYCDEGYLRMDNNLAENAIRPFVIGRKAWLFSTSQAGANASANLYSLVETAKACGLESYAYLKEVFTQLPAAKTLADIEQLLPWNQNSS, from the coding sequence ATGAACGACACCCTTGCACATCTTCCTGATGACCCCACTATCCTCAAAGCCTACATTGCCCAGCTGCAAGGCAGGCTTTCCACTCTTGAGGAACATATCCGGCAACTGATCCGGCAGCGCTTTGGCGCGTCTAGCGAAAAAGCACCAGCCAATCAGTTCGGCCTGTTCAATGAGGCCGAGCAGGACCAGCCTGACAATCCTGATGCAGTGGCAAAAGCAGAGGCAGAAATCACAGTCCCTGCCCATCAGCGCAAGAAGCCGGGGCGCAAGCCATTACCTGAAGCCCTGCCCAGGGTTCGTCGGGAACATGACCTCCCTGAACAGGAAAAGGTCTGCTCCTGTTGCGGTAGCCATGACCTGCACAGGATCGGCGAGGAAGTCAGCGAGCAACTGGATATCATTCCCGCCAAGGTTCAGGTTATTCAGAACGTGCGCCCAAAGTATGCCTGTCGCCATTGTGAAGGCTCCATCCAGACCGCACCCATGCCTCCCCAGCCCATACCGGGTAGTATCGCTACACCGGGCTTGCTGGCCTACATTGCCACCGGAAAATATGTGGACGGCTTGCCCCTGTACCGCCAAGAACAGTTTGTGCTGAACCGGCTCGGGGTTGAAGTGGCCAGGGCAACCACAGCCCAGTGGATGGTGCGTTGCGGTGAACTGGTACAGCCCCTGGTCAACCTGATGCGAGATCATTTACTTGAATCTCCGCTGATCCATTGTGACGAAACCCATGTCAAGGTGCTGAGGGAGTCAGGGAAGAAAGCACAGAGCCTGTCGTACATGTGGGTACAGGTGGCAGAGCCTGTTCCAGATCACAGAGTCATTCTATTTGATTATGATCCCAGTCGGAGTGGGTCCGTTCCTGTCAGGTTGCTGGAAGGCTTTAAGGGGTATCTGCAAACGGATGGCTATGAGGGCTATGCTGCCATAGGCCGACAGGAAGGCATTATCAGCCAGGGCTGCTGGGCCCATGCCCGGAGAAAATTCAATGAAGCGGTAAAAGGCCTGAAAAAAGGGGTAAAAACTGGAAAGGCTTATATGGGAATGGCCTATATCCAGAAGCTTTACCGTATTGAACGGGAAATAAAAGACTGTTCCTGTGAAGAAAAGAAAATGATCCGGCAACAGAAAAGCCGGGACATTCTCAGTCAGCTACGACAATGGTTAGATAAATCGCTACCACAAACGCCCCCTAAAACACTGTTGGGTAAGGCGCTTAATTACCTCAATAACCAGTGGGATAAACTGATTCGCTACTGCGATGAGGGTTATCTACGCATGGACAATAATCTGGCAGAAAACGCCATTCGCCCCTTTGTCATCGGGCGTAAAGCATGGCTGTTTAGCACCAGTCAGGCAGGCGCTAATGCCAGCGCTAATCTGTACAGTCTGGTAGAGACAGCGAAAGCCTGTGGCTTGGAGTCATATGCCTATTTAAAGGAGGTGTTTACCCAGCTACCCGCAGCAAAAACACTGGCGGATATTGAGCAACTGCTGCCATGGAATCAAAACTCTTCTTAA
- the tnpB gene encoding IS66 family insertion sequence element accessory protein TnpB (TnpB, as the term is used for proteins encoded by IS66 family insertion elements, is considered an accessory protein, since TnpC, encoded by a neighboring gene, is a DDE family transposase.) — MIRPAADTDVFLYSEPVDMRKSINGLATLVEQEMALSPFDRKLFVFCNRGRDKVKLLYWERNGFVLWYKRLEKFRFQWHWDSMPSHIDGDLLNRLLDGYDIRPPQPHPALTYTSMI, encoded by the coding sequence ATGATTCGTCCAGCGGCTGATACTGACGTATTCCTTTATAGTGAGCCCGTGGATATGCGTAAGTCTATCAATGGCCTGGCCACTCTGGTGGAACAGGAGATGGCTCTGTCCCCCTTTGACCGCAAGCTGTTTGTGTTTTGCAACCGGGGAAGAGACAAGGTGAAGCTGCTTTACTGGGAGCGCAATGGCTTTGTCCTCTGGTATAAGCGACTGGAGAAATTCCGGTTCCAATGGCACTGGGATAGCATGCCCTCCCATATTGATGGTGATCTTCTCAACCGACTGCTGGATGGCTATGACATTCGTCCTCCTCAACCTCATCCTGCGCTGACCTACACGTCAATGATCTGA